CTGTTTGCCGCCTATGCGGCCCAGACCCTGCGCGGCGCGCTCAATGCGGTGTCGCGCGGCCAGCGTCAGGCGGCGCAGGCACTGGGGTTGCCGCCCCTGCACACCTTTGTTCATATCGTGCTGCCGCAAACCTGGCGCCATGCCCTGCCGGGCCTGAGCAACCAGTGGCTGGTGCTGCTGAAGGACACGGCGCTGGTGTCGCTGATCGGCGTACACGATCTGATGCACCAGGCCAAGTCGGCGGCGGCCAGTACCTATCAGCCCTTTACCTGGTATGCGCTGGCGGCATTGATCTATCTGGCCATTACCCTGGTCAGCCAGCAGGGCCTGAAACGGTTGCAGGCGAGGGTGACCCGTTATGACTAAATGGATTGAGTACGCCTACACCCTGCTGGACGGCCTGCAGGTGACCTTGCTGATCACCGGATCCGGCCTGCTGCTGGGGCTGTTGATTGCCCTGGTGCTGACCTGGATTCTGGACAAGCGGGTGCCGGTGCTGCACTGGCTGGCGGAAGGTTATTTGTTACTGATCACCGGCACCCCGCTGCTGGTGCAGATCTTTCTGATCTACTACGGGCCGGCCCAGTTTGACTGGATCAAGCAAAGCTGGGCCTGGCAGTATCTGCGGGAACCCCTGTTCTGTGCCATTCTGGCCCTGGGCATGAACGCCGGTGCCTACACCTGCCGGCTGTTCAAGGGCGCCCTGGATGCGGTGCCCAAAGGCGAGACCCTGGCCTGCCGGGCGCTGGGCATGAGCGAGTGGCAGACCCTGAGCGTGAAGCTGCGTCACGCCATGCGCCGGGTGATCCCGGCCTATTCCAACGAAGTGGTACTGGTGCTCAAGGGCAGCTCGCTGGCCAGCACCATTTCCATTATGGACATCATGGGCCTGGCCCAGCGCATTAACGGCCAGACCTACGACACCCTGACGGTGTTCGGCGTGGCCGGGGCCATTTACCTGCTGATGAACAGCCTGCTGACCTGGCTGTTCCGGTTGCTGGAGCGGCGTGCGCTGGCGTTTCAGCAGCAGGGGTGACGAGCTGCTTTGGCTCACATAACCATAACATTTGAT
The Oceanimonas pelagia genome window above contains:
- the artQ gene encoding arginine ABC transporter permease ArtQ, with amino-acid sequence MMTHLLNAGLMTLGLALVSLAVGMVLAVLLCGAEMSRWRLLRLPASALTTVLRGLPEILVVFFIYFGSTHLLFLLTGEYIEFSPFWCGVTALSLLFAAYAAQTLRGALNAVSRGQRQAAQALGLPPLHTFVHIVLPQTWRHALPGLSNQWLVLLKDTALVSLIGVHDLMHQAKSAAASTYQPFTWYALAALIYLAITLVSQQGLKRLQARVTRYD
- the artM gene encoding arginine ABC transporter permease ArtM, giving the protein MTKWIEYAYTLLDGLQVTLLITGSGLLLGLLIALVLTWILDKRVPVLHWLAEGYLLLITGTPLLVQIFLIYYGPAQFDWIKQSWAWQYLREPLFCAILALGMNAGAYTCRLFKGALDAVPKGETLACRALGMSEWQTLSVKLRHAMRRVIPAYSNEVVLVLKGSSLASTISIMDIMGLAQRINGQTYDTLTVFGVAGAIYLLMNSLLTWLFRLLERRALAFQQQG